The window CCCGACGCTCAGGAAGTCGGCCGCTCTTCTGTCCGACACGTTGCACAGGGCGACGGCCGCCTTGCCTCTCACTGTCGAGGCGAGCTTCAAGAGGCGGCGGCCTCTGTAGGGGTTGTCGAAGAGCACGTCGCGCGTCGGGACCGCGGGGAAGTCCACCCTCACGACCTCCCCGTTGGGCAAGACCGCCATCTTCAAGAGATCCGCGTTGGTCTTGGCGGGGTCTCTGTCGGTTATGTACACGGGGCCTCCGCTGAAGACTCTGAGCACTAGGTGGAGCTTCGCGTGGGGATCGTAGCTGGAGAACATGTCGAAGTCGGGCCAGACGACCTCGGAGAAGAATAGCGAGCCGTATGCGTTGGATATGGCGTGTAGCCGCGCCCCCTCGCGCCAGTAGGGCAGATAGTCGTTGGAGGTCCTCATGACGTTGCTCAAGAAGTAGTTGCTGTAGTTCTCCGGGTTCATGGACATGCAGTTTAGCACGGACAGGCCGGACTGGTCGGCGGCTAGCTGGAGCGCCGTCTGGAGCGAGGCCGACGCCCTGCCCACCTTCTCGCGTGCGTAGCGCGCTATCAGCCTCGCGGAGCACTGGTTGTCGACCTTGACGAAGTCGAACCCTCTAAGGCTTGTGTAGAGCCGTTTGTAGAGGAGGAGGGCCTCGGGGAACGCGGGCGGCGGGGCCTTCGCCGCAACGTAGGGAATCCCGGCGACGCCCAGCTCCCCCTCGACGCTCTCGTCGAAGCCGCCCCAGTGGACGTTCAACGTGTGCCAGAGGCCGACCCACCTCACGCCGAGCGATCTCAAGCCCTCCACGGTCTTTTCGAAGCCGCCGGGGAACTTCCCCTCGTCAGGCCTCAAAGAGGTCAACACCCTGTTGAGGCAACACGGTTGCTCCACCTTCCTCTCCCTCTGCCACCCGTCGTCTATCAACGCCCAGACCACGGACACGCCCCTCTCCCTCAGACCCCTCACAACGTCCACCACGCCGGGGCCCGAGACGTCTGCAAGGAACGCGTTCCAGCTACACCAGCCCAGGTAGTTCAGGAACTCGGGCCGCCGCTTGTCGGCCCTCAGCCTTAAATTGGCGCGGGCCGCGAGGGCCCTCCAGGCCCTCCTCAAGGCCTCGTAGGGATCGCCGGAGAGGCCGTACGCCAATATCCAAGACCGCCCTATACGTCTGGACTCGACGCCCATATAGGCCTTCGCCGTCCAGCCGCTCCAGAGATAGCCGCTGAGATCGCCCGAAGAGGCGGCGAGGAGGGCTAAGTAGCCGCCGTCTTTTAAGGAGGCCAGCAACGCTACAGTGAACGGCAAGAGGTCGGGGAAATCCTCGCCGAAGTAGGGAGTCGCCCAAGGCTGTATCCACCACTTCGCCACGTCGAGCTCCGCCGACGGCCTCTTAGGGTAGTTGGAGGGAGACGCAGCGCACTCCTCCGGATTGCCCTTGCCCACATAGGCCTGGTTGCACTGCCAGGGCCCGTCGTAGATCTGCGCGTTTGTAAGAGCTACGAAGGCCGCCGCGTCTGCCTTGACCGATATGTCCAGAGGCCAGTCCGCGAGCTCCGCGTCGGCGTTGGCCTCAACGCCGACGGCGCCCGAGGAGCTGTCTCCGTCCACGAGAAGCCTCAGGGCCCCCCTCCCGCATAGGTTATAGCTATCCCCCTCGCGGGAGGGGATACATACGCCGTCTTTGAAATAGG of the Thermoproteus uzoniensis 768-20 genome contains:
- a CDS encoding Sip1-related alpha-galactosidase, with product MFAVVRAYFKDGVCIPSREGDSYNLCGRGALRLLVDGDSSSGAVGVEANADAELADWPLDISVKADAAAFVALTNAQIYDGPWQCNQAYVGKGNPEECAASPSNYPKRPSAELDVAKWWIQPWATPYFGEDFPDLLPFTVALLASLKDGGYLALLAASSGDLSGYLWSGWTAKAYMGVESRRIGRSWILAYGLSGDPYEALRRAWRALAARANLRLRADKRRPEFLNYLGWCSWNAFLADVSGPGVVDVVRGLRERGVSVVWALIDDGWQRERKVEQPCCLNRVLTSLRPDEGKFPGGFEKTVEGLRSLGVRWVGLWHTLNVHWGGFDESVEGELGVAGIPYVAAKAPPPAFPEALLLYKRLYTSLRGFDFVKVDNQCSARLIARYAREKVGRASASLQTALQLAADQSGLSVLNCMSMNPENYSNYFLSNVMRTSNDYLPYWREGARLHAISNAYGSLFFSEVVWPDFDMFSSYDPHAKLHLVLRVFSGGPVYITDRDPAKTNADLLKMAVLPNGEVVRVDFPAVPTRDVLFDNPYRGRRLLKLASTVRGKAAVALCNVSDRRAADFLSVGSLPYEYVPEVYYKVFSREGGRLQSGGVEVELEPLDCEVVILSRAGLIGLAEYILPPYPVVDGRPIAPGTPVEIR